One genomic segment of Acidobacteriota bacterium includes these proteins:
- a CDS encoding DUF72 domain-containing protein has protein sequence MSIRVGTSGWNYPTGNGTWNGVFYPARRPRGFDELRYYAEHFDIVEVNSTFYRMPDPGLVGKWIGRTPADFQFAIKLFQKFTHPDMYLARAGVKDWSLSLGDVDAFRAGVAPLVDAGRMAALLVQFPSSFHADEPMREYLSWVLEAFADYPLAVELRHRSWFAPGAETSARLASGRAGLVMADSPETGAERGTGVFSTEIAVLGTGLDAASPSRPVPKTAISVENTPVPLYVRMHGRNADAWWNHEKAEDRYNYLYSPAELQPFAAAATEAAQAGRKVMAFMNNHFSAKAVANAAVLKSQLGQTVPGLYEREMVNRVPRP, from the coding sequence ATGAGCATCCGCGTCGGCACCTCCGGCTGGAACTACCCCACGGGCAACGGCACGTGGAATGGGGTGTTCTATCCTGCGCGGCGGCCGCGCGGGTTTGATGAGTTGCGCTACTACGCCGAGCACTTCGACATCGTTGAAGTGAACTCGACGTTCTACCGCATGCCGGATCCCGGATTGGTCGGCAAGTGGATCGGCCGCACGCCGGCGGATTTCCAGTTCGCGATCAAGTTGTTTCAGAAGTTCACGCACCCGGACATGTATCTGGCCCGAGCCGGGGTGAAAGACTGGAGCCTTTCGCTGGGCGACGTGGACGCGTTCCGCGCGGGCGTCGCTCCGCTGGTTGATGCGGGGCGGATGGCCGCGCTGCTGGTGCAGTTCCCCTCGAGCTTCCACGCCGACGAGCCGATGCGCGAGTACCTGTCGTGGGTGCTGGAGGCGTTCGCCGACTACCCCCTCGCCGTCGAACTGCGCCATCGCTCCTGGTTCGCACCCGGCGCCGAAACCTCCGCGCGTCTCGCCTCCGGCCGCGCGGGGTTGGTGATGGCGGACAGCCCGGAGACCGGGGCAGAGAGGGGGACGGGTGTGTTTTCCACAGAAATCGCGGTTTTGGGGACAGGTCTCGACGCAGCTTCACCGTCGAGACCTGTCCCCAAAACCGCGATTTCTGTGGAAAACACACCCGTCCCCCTCTATGTCCGGATGCACGGACGGAACGCCGACGCGTGGTGGAACCATGAAAAGGCGGAGGACAGGTACAACTATCTGTATTCGCCGGCGGAGTTGCAGCCGTTCGCGGCAGCGGCCACTGAGGCGGCCCAGGCGGGCCGGAAGGTGATGGCCTTCATGAACAATCACTTTTCGGCCAAGGCCGTGGCGAACGCGGCCGTGCTCAAGTCCCAGCTCGGCCAGACCGTGCCCGGTCTTTATGAACGTGAAATGGTGAACCGGGTACCCCGACCTTGA